The following are from one region of the Oscarella lobularis chromosome 3, ooOscLobu1.1, whole genome shotgun sequence genome:
- the LOC136184378 gene encoding kinesin-like protein KIF20A produces the protein MEPVKQKLDFSAEELESDPVRVFLRVKPSQGPSCLQLGTGSVVEAAAPKDSVSYKTEARLGCRADHRFTFSTVFAPETSQKNVFDETALPALWRFIRGEQAIVFTYGVTNSGKTFTMQGSSRDPGILPRSFDVLYNTIGSQLAEPTQVLKPVKYAGAESCDAATEIAAFENLVSRVNEIPDLSVLRAASSASHSTLHSSTESFTSLLDRATRDATTLSIDSTDEPAAYTVWMSYTEIYNGAVFDLLEQPMVNKRNKINPLKRKHLTVGRDRHGNTYVRNLKRIYIRNSDDAIKVLMVVEADAKYVAVGAGFCGSERKKKNDDKSWDIHGRE, from the exons ATGGAGCCAGTCAAGCAAAAGCTCGATTTCTCCGCCGAAGAACTAGAAAGCGATCCCGTCCGAGTCTTCCTCCGCGTAAAGCCGAGCCAGGGGCCCTCCTGCCTCCAACTCGGAACGGGATCGGTGGTCGAAGCAGCAGCGCCGAAAGACAGCGTGTCGTACAAAACCGAAGCGCGTCTAGGCTGTCGAGCGGATCACCGATTTACGTTCTCGACCGTTTTCGCGCCCGAAACGTCTCAGAagaacgttttcgacgagaccGCTCTACCCGCCCTATGGCGTTTCATTCGCGGCGAGCAGGCCATCGTCTTCACCTACGGCGTCACGAATTCGGGCAAAACGTTCACCATGCAAGGATCGTCGAGAGATCCAGGAATTCTTCCGCGCTCGTTCGACGTTTTGTACAACACGATCGGTTCCCAGTTGGCGGAGCCAACCCAAGTGCTGAAACCCGTCAAGTACGCCGGCGCCGAGTCCTGCGATGCCGCCACCGAGATAGCCGCTTTCGAAAAC CTCGTTTCTCGCGTGAACGAAATTCCCGACCTATCCGTGCTTCGAGCTGCAAGCTCGGCCAGTCATTCGACACTTCATTCTTCTACGGAAAGCTTCA CTTCGCTTCTTGATCGTGCAACGCGCGATGCGACTACGCTGAGTATTGATTCGACGGACGAGCCGGCCGCGTATACCGTGTGGATGTCATACACGGAGATATACAATGGTGCTGTTTTCGATCTTCTCGAGCAACCCATGGTGAACAAGAGAAACAAGATAAATCctctgaagagaaaacaccTCACTGTCGGACGGGATAGACACGGGAACACTTACGTCCGAA ATTTAAAGAGAATTTATATTAGAAATTCGGATGATGCCATCAAAGTTCTGATG GTCGTCGAGGCCGACGCGAAATACGTCGCAGTCGGTGCCGGCTTTTGCGgaagcgaacgaaagaagaagaacgatgatAAGTCGTGGGATATCCATGGCAGAGAATGA